The genomic region AATATGGTACTACTGAAGATGGTTATGTTGACTACGTAAAAGGAGCGAACATTGCAGGATTTGTAAAAGTAGCAGACGCTATGCTAGCACAGGGTGTTGTATAGTTAAGCATTCGAAATATAAGACTAAAGCCGCTGAAAAGCGGCTTTTTTTATACATTGCTCACAAATTCTTTCAGCATGCTGGTGCATACCAAAGCGATCGTGATCAGTGCTTTAAAATATGGGGAGGCAGATCTTATAGTCAAGCTTTACACGCTGTCTGATGGTCTTAGAACCTATATGCTGAAGGGAGTGCTTAAAAGTCGCCGGGGTAAATTCAAAGCTTCCATGTTCCAAAGTCTTACTCAGCTGGATATCGTAGCCAATCACAAAAATACAGGGAAACTGGAGTATTTGAAAGAAGCAAAAGTGATTGCGAATTATCAAAGCTTGCACACACATCCGGTCAAACAGGCGCTGGTCATGTTTCTGGCTGAAGTTCTCAAAAATAGTATCAGGGAAGAAGAAAACAACGAAGCGCTATTCCATTACCTTGAATATAACCTGCAATATCTTGATGCTGCGGAAAAAGTCGCCAATTTCCATCTGTTATTCCTACTTCAACTTACCAGGTATCTTGGGTTCCAGCCTCAAAATTCTACTTCAGAAGCTGAATATTTTAATATGCTCGATGGAGTTTTTCAGGAAATTCCCACAAACGACTATTGCATAGAAGGTAATAATGTAGTTTTGCTGAAAATGCTATTGGGCACCGAATTTGATGCCTTAGCGAATATAAAATTAAACCAGGCTTCACGCACAGATTTCCTGAAAATGCTTCTTCTTTATTTTGAACTGCATATTGAAGGTTTTCGTAAACCGAAGTCTCTTGGAGTGTTAAATGAAATTTTTGGATAAATGCGGTCAGGACTCTTAGTTCTATTTTTCTTTATTTCTTATTTCCATCTTTCTGCACAGGAGATCAGGATTCTGGATAGCGATACCGGTGAACCAGTTGCCGGGGTGGCCATTTACAATCAGGATCAGTCAAAATATACTATTTCAGATATTGAAGGAGTAGCGATCATCACTAATTTCTCAGATACCGAAGTCATTATTTTTAAGTCGGTTTCCTATAAAGAAGTATATCGCAGAAAAAGAGAGATCCTTCAGAATAATAGTATCGTTGTTCTAGAACCGGGTGAAAATCAACTGGAACAGATCACACTCTCAGCGGCGCGTTTTAAGCTGAAAAAAGACGAAATTCCACAGAAGATCGTGAGCATCGTTCCTTCTGAAATTTTAATGGCGAATCCTCAAACTTCAGCAGATCTGCTGGAAAGTACGGGACAGGTTTTTGTTCAGAAAAGCCAGTTAGGCGGCGGAAGTCCCATGATAAGAGGTTTTTCAACTAACAGACTTTTGCTTACCGTGGATGGAGTTCGTATGAATTCTGCCATTTTCCGAAGCGGGAATCTTCAGAACGTGATCTCAGTAGATCCATTAATGGTAGAGAATGCCGAAGTTATTCTTGGTCCGGGTTCTGTGGTTTACGGGAGTGATGCTATTGGCGGGGTGATGAATTTTTATACACTGCAGCCAGATTTTAGTTTTACCGGTGGCACTTCAGTTTCAGGCTCTATTTATACTCGATTTGCCACTGCTAATAATGAAAATACGGTACATGCAGATGTAAATGTAGGACGTGAAAACTGGGCTTTTAGAACCGGGATCACTTATTCAGATTTTGGAGATCTGAAGATGGGAGAACATGGTCCAGATGACTATCTGCGACCTGAATATGCTGAAAGACAGAACGGTATTGATGTAATGGCGGAAAATCCAGATCCGCTGGTTCAAAAGCCTACAGGATATGACCAGATCAACCTCTTGCAAAAGGTCAAGTATATGCCATCCAAAGACTGGGATTTTAATCTCGGACTTGTCTACTCTCAGACTTCCGATTTTCCGAGGTTTGACCGTTTATACCGCAAGAAAGATGGTGTTTTGCGTGCTGCAGAATGGTATTATGGTCCGCAAACCTGGTTTCTTGGAAATTTAAAAATCAATCATCGCAGCCGTTCAGAATTCTATGATAAAGTTCAGTTTACAGGTGCCTATCAGTATTTTGGCGAGAGTAGAAATGACCGGGATTTCGGAGAGCCTGTCCTTTTTTCTACGGAAGAACATGTAGATGCTTATTCAGCAAATCTGGATTTCGAAAAGTCATTGTCTGAGAGCAAGTTGTTCTATGGTTTCGAATATGTACTTAATTCGGTTGCTTCCGAAGGAGCTTTCAGAAATATTCAGAATGCAGAAACCGGAGATACAGCAAGCAGGTATCCGGACGACTCAAAGTGGCAATCCATGGCGGTATATTCGAGTTACCAGTGGAAAATAAGTGTAGATCTTTCTTTACAGTCGGGATTGCGCTATAATCATATCCTGGTGGACGCAAAATTTGAGGATCGTTTCTATGATTTTCCTTTTGAGGAAGCAAATATTAGCACTGGTGCGCTTACGGGAAGTCTTGGGCTTAACTGGCATCAAAATCATTTTGTAGGTTGGCGACTGGGACTTTCTACCGCTTTTCGTGCTCCAAATATTGATGATATTGGTAAAATATTTGATTCTGAACCTGGATCTGTAGTCGTGCCTAATCCAGACCTGACGTCGGAATATGCCTATAATGCAGAACTTGGAGCCGACTTCAATTTTAGCGATAATCTTCGTTTTGGGCTAACTGCTTATTACACGTACCTCGATGATGCGATGGTTCGAAGAGATTATGATCTGGATGGTGTTACCGAGATCGATTATCAGGGAGAACCAAGTCGTGTACAGGCCATACAAAATGCAGCCAATGCTTATGTTTATGGACTGGAAGCAGGACTGGAAATTGATTTTTCGGTAGCCTTACGTATGAACTCTCAGTTTAGTTATACCTATGGAGAAGAAAATGATGGTGGGGAGTATGTGCCTTTAAGACATGCGGCACCTATGTTTGGAAGTTCACATCTGGTCTGGAACAAGCGAAAATTAAATCTTGACCTTTTTGCTGAGTACAATGGTGAGTTTGACTTTGAAGATCTAGCTCCGAGAGAGCGGGATAAGGCTTATTTATATGCCACAGATTCGAACGGAAATCCATATTCCCCGGCATGGTATACGCTCAATCTTACGGGACAATACAGGCTTAATCCAAATTGGCTGGCTACGGTTTCATTGGAAAATATTACCAACCAACGATATCGTACCTATTCTTCAGGAATTGCGGCAGCAGGTAGAAATTTGATCATAGCCCTAAGCTATAATTTTTAACAACTTCAATGCTTTCATATTTCAGAATTATTTGATCCTAAATGACTATCGTTTTTTAGCGAGGAATCATATCATCTTTTGTTAAAAATCCTTATTTTCGCACATCATTTGAAAATAGGAGAAAATGAGTGCAAAATTCCCTGAATATAAAGGTCTTGACCTGCCTAAAGTGGCTGAAGAAATTCTTAATTACTGGGAAGAGAATGATATTTTCGAAAAGAGTATAAGTTCTCGCGAAGGCAAGGAATCTTACATCTTTTTCGAAGGACCTCCATCTGCAAACGGATTACCTGGTATTCACCATGTAATGGCTCGCTCTATCAAGGATATTTTCTGTAGATATAAAACTCAAAAAGGATTTCAGGTTAAACGTAAAGCAGGTTGGGATACTCATGGTCTTCCTATCGAACTTGGCGTGGAAAAGGAACTTGGGATCACTAAAGAGGATATTGGAACAAAAATTAGTGTTGAAAAATATAACGAGGCATGTAAGAATGCCGTGATGCGTTATACCGATGTCTGGAACGATCTTACCAAAAAGATGGGTTACTGGGTGGATATGACAGATCCATATATCACTTACAAGTCCAAATACATGGAAACTGTTTGGTGGTTGCTTTCAGAAATATATAAGAAGGATCTTATTTACAAGGGTTATACCATTCAGCCATATTCTCCAAAGGCAGGAACTGGTTTGAGTTCTCACGAGCTTAACCAGCCAGGAACTTACCAGGATGTGACCGATACTACGGTAACGGCAATGTTCAAAATAACAGACTCGTCTGCTGCACCGGTTGGCGCTGGGCTGGAAGGGGCTTTCTTGATCGCATGGACTACCACTCCCTGGACTTTACCATCTAACACTGCACTGACTGTTGGACCTAAGATCCAGTATGTAAGCGTAAAAACATATAATCAATATACATTTGAGCCAATCACCATTATCGTGGCAAAAGATCTGGCTGAAAAGCAATTTGATAAAAAATTCACTAAGGTTTCTTCGGAAGAAGAGCTTAAAGCTTATTCTGAAGGTGACAAGAAAATCCCGTTTCTAATAGGCGAAGGTTTTATCGGAAAAGACCTTGTTGAAATAAAATATGAGCAACTACTTGATTATGCTCAGCCAAACGATCATCCTGAAAACGCATTCAGAGTAATTTCAGGAGATTTTGTAACTACTGAAGATGGTACGGGAATCGTACACACCTCACCAACTTTTGGTGCAGATGATGCTTTGGTGGCAAAACAGGCTTCTCCAGAAGTGCCGCCGCTTCTTGTAAAGGATGAGAACGGTAATCTGGTTCCACTAGTAGATCTTCAGGGTAAATTCAGACCAGAGTTAGGAGAATTTGCCGGGAAATATGTAAAAAATGAATACTATGATGATGGGCAGGCGCCAGAAAAGTCTGTAGATGTAGAGCTGGCCATCAAACTCAAAGAAGATAACCGGGCCTTTAAGGTTGAAAAATATGTTCACAGCTACCCAAATTGCTGGAGAACAGATAAACCAATTTTATACTACCCGCTGGACTCATGGTTTATTAAGGTAACTGAGTTCAAGGACAGAATGCATGAACTTAACCAGAACATAAACTGGAAGCCGAAGTCTACCGGTGAAGGAAGATTTGGAAACTGGCTGGCCAATGCAAATGACTGGAACCTTAGCCGTAGCCGCTATTGGGGAATACCATTACCTATATGGAGAACCGACGATGGCAAGGAAGTAAAGGTGATTGGATCTGTAGCGCAATTAAAGGAGGAAATGGCGAAAGCCGTGGAAGCTGGAGTTCTGGAAAAAGATATATTTTCAGATTTTGTAGCTGGTGACATGAGTGAAGAGAACTATGAAAAAGTAGATCTTCATAAGAATGTGGTAGACACGATCACGCTGGTTTCAGATTCAGGAAAACCTATGAAGCGAGAAGCAGACCTTATCGATGTTTGGTTTGATTCTGGCTCTATGCCTTACTCGCAGTGGCATTATCCATTCGAGAATAAGGAAAAAGTAGAAGATGAATGGCGTAAGGCAGATTTTATTGCTGAAGGTGTAGACCAGACACGAGGATGGTTCTATACGCTGCATGCGATCGCAACCATGATCTTTGATGATGTTGCTTATAAGAACGTTGTTTCTAACGGACTTGTACTGGACAAGAACGGGCAAAAAATGTCCAAGCGTCTTGGAAATGCAGCAGATCCATTTGAAACGCTGGCTGTTTATGGACCAGATGCTACGAGATGGTATATGATCTCCAACGCAAATCCATGGGACAACTTAAAATTTGATATTGAAGGAATTGGAGAAGTTCAGCGTAAGTTCTTCGGAACTTTATATAACACCTATTCGTTCTTTACACTGTACGCGAATATAGATGGTTTTACGTATGCTGAAGCAGATGTAGACCTTGACAAAAGACCTGAAATAGATCGCTGGATCCTTTCAGAACTGCATTCACTTATTGAAAAGGTGGACAGGTTCTATGCTGAATATGAGCCAACGAAAGCAACCCGTGCTATTTCAGAATTTGTTCAGGAGAACCTTAGTAACTGGTTTGTGCGTTTAAGCAGAAGACGTTTCTGGAAAGGTGATTACGAGCAGGATAAGATTTCCGCTTACCAGACATTATATACCTGTATGGAAACTGTGGCAAAGCTGGGAGCACCGGTAGCGCCTTTCTTTATGGACAGACTCTTCAGAGATCTGAATAATGCTACAGGGAAGGATACTTCAGAATCTATACATATTGCTGAGTTCCCAGTTTATCAACCAGAATTTGTTGATAAATCCCTGGAGCACAAAATGGAAAAAGCACAGACGATCTCTTCCTTAGTACTTTCACTACGGAAGAAGGAAATGATCAAAGTGCGTCAACCTTTGCAAAGGGTAATGATTCCGGTACTTGATGATGCACAAAAGCATGAAATCGAGGCGGTTGCAGACCTTATAAAGTCTGAGGTTAATGTGAAGGAGATCGAGCTTATAGACGATGCATCAGGACTTCTGGTTAAACAGGTAAAACCTAACTTTAGAGTTCTTGGTCCAAGATTTGGTAAGGATATTAGGCTGATTGTCAATGCGGTGAATAATTTTTCTGCAGAGGACATCGCAAAGATTGAGAGAGAAGGAGAGATCGAATTAAACATTAACGAAAAAATGGTTAATTTGTCACTCGCTGAGGTAGAAATAAGCTCTCAGGATATTGAAGGATGGTTAGTAGCCAGCAGTGGTAATCTAACTGTGGCACTGGATGTTAGTATCAGTGAGGAGTTGAAAAGGGAAGGTGTTGCCAGGGAACTGGTAAACAGGATCCAGAACCTCCGAAAAGATTCAGGCTTTGAAGTGACTGATACAATAGATGTAACCCTACAGAAGGACGGTATGATCGAGGATGCCGTGAATGATAATATAACCTATATTAAAACAGAAACATTAACTGCAAACCTCGAATTTGCAGAGGTGGTGGAGGAAGGTGCAGATGTAGAATTTGATGATGTCACCACTAAAATGTTCATTAAAAAACATTAAGCCATGTCTACAGATGTAAAAGAACGCTACAGCGATGCAGATCTAGCCGAGTTCAAGGCTTTGATCAAATCAAAGATCGAGAAAGCACAGGAGCAGTTGTCTAATTATCAGTCAGCCTATAAGAATGATGGAAATAATGGTACAGATGATACCTCCCCAACATTCAAAGCTTTTGAGGAAGGAAGTGAAACTATGAGCAAGGAAGCGAACTCTCAACTAGCTATTCGCCAGGAGAAGTTTATCCGTGATCTTAAAAATGCTCTTAACAGGATCGAAAATAAGACCTATGGTATTTGTAGAGTCACTGGAAAGTTGATCGCTAAAGAAAGATTGCTTTTAGTACCTCATGCAACCTTAAGCATTGAAGCAAAAAATTTACAACGCTAAACTGATCAAATTAACGTCCGGAGCATTTTTTGTTCCGGACGTTTTTATTTTTACTGAAGGAAGATGTTGAAGAAGTTTTGTTTGCTGTGGTTTTTCTGTTTCAGCATGTCACTACATGCCCAGCGTGACACCCGCGAGATCTTCAATGCTTCAGGAATTGAATCCATCAACATACTTACCAACGAGGTTTTCAAAATTACTATTACCGCTACCAATACAGACAGGATCAGGCTCATTACTCATTCTGAAGGTGAATACTTTAATCTGATTCTTGTTCAAACAAAAGTCGATAACGGTAATTTGAGCATAAAAACGAGCTATCCCCAAGAATTAACCGGAGGTTTTGATAAATTAAGTGCACATAAGGTCTTTTCTTTAGAGCTAGAACTGGAGATTCCAGAGAATCTTGAAATTTCTGTAGATTCTAATATAGCTTCTTTAATTACAACTGGATCCTTTAACCAGTTAACAGCGAACCTTAAAGATGGTTTTTGTGACTTAAGGGATTTTGCAGGAAATGCTACGATTAATACTTACGATGGTAATATTCGGGTGGAAACAGGTTCCGGTCTTGTTGATGCTGAAAGCAGGAATGGAAAGGTGGAGTTACCGAAATATTTACGAGGTAGAAACCCTATAAAACTTAAGTCTATAGACGGCAATATATTGGTGCTTAAAACTAAATAATATTAGTATTTTTGGTGCGTTTCAATTAAAAATAAACCATGTCGCTTAAAAAAGCCGGAATCATCATTTTCCTGATCTTATTAATAGATCAGATCTCCAAAATTTATATCAAAACACATTTTGCTCTAGGTGAAGAGATCGAGGTTTTCGACTGGTTTAGTATTCTTTTTGTTGAGAACGAAGGAATGGCGTGGGGAACCAAGATCCCTGGTGAATATGGCAAGCTAGCCCTCACTCTTTTCAGGCTGGCCGCTATAGTTGGTATTGGTTACTGGTTATGGGATGCAGTTAGAAAGAATGGCTCAAGAGTATTGATCGTTTCAATCGCGCTGATCTTTGCCGGAGCTTTTGGAAATATCATCGATTCTGTTTTCTACGGAATCATCTTTGACGATAGCTACGGCCATGTAGCAAGTTTTTTACCTGAAGCTGGTGGCTATAGTTCAATTTTCTACGGAAAGGTGGTAGACATGCTATATTTCCCTCTGTGGAAAGGTTATTTACCTGGTTGGGTTCCATTCTGGGGTGGAGAATACTTTACATTCTTTGAACCCGTATTTAATATAGCAGATTCAGCGATCAGCGTTGGTGTAGCTTTACTTTTAATATTCAATAAGAAAGCTTTTCCGAAGGAAGAAGAATAAAATCAGGCAGCAGTTTTATCGAAGATCTTTTCGAACTTTTTAAGTTCAATAGGTTTTATGAGATAATCTGTAACCATATTAAATGATTTCACTCTCTCCAAATCCCGAGGGTCTATCGAGGAGCTTACTACATAAAGAGTGATCTTTTTATTCAGGTTGTTCTTGATCTTCAGGAATTCATTTAAAAACTCCCAGCCATCCATTACAGGCATATTAAGATCCAGGAATATGATATCTGGTAGCAAATCTTCATGGGTAACAGAAGACATGGTTTTCTTGAAATAATCCAGTGCTTCCTTACCATTTTTATAGATTAGAAGATTCTCTGATAATTTTTTGATCTCTATGATCTTTTTAACCAAGTTCACGTATATCTTATCATCATCGATGATACACGCTAGTTCTACTTTCTGCCCCATTGTATAGATCTAGAATTTTATTTTAAACGTAGTTCCTATGTCTAGAGTACTACTTACAGATATGGCTCCCCCTAGAGCTTCCACCTGGTTTTTGGTAATGAATAAACCAATACCTTTTGCTTCCTGACTGGTATGATGAAAGGTTCGGTACATTCCAAACATTTTATCACCATACTCGTCGAGATCGATCCCCATTCCATTGTCACTTATCTCGAGAAATTCCTTTTCGTTCTCAATATATGTCTGGATAAAGATGACCGGTTTACGACCAGGTTGTTTGTATCTGATCGCATTCGTGATTAAATTTAATAAAATACTTTCAAGATACTCAGGTATATAGCTAATTTCTTTCAAATCCTGAAACTCAGCGACGATTTTTGCATTTTCCCGATTAATGAGTGATGATATCGATGCCAGAACGATCTCCAGAGCCTCTTCAAATTTAATTTTGACCCGTTTTTTCTTTAGCGAACTTTGAACACTAACGATATTGTTCAGTCTTGAAATCGCAGAATCCAGGTTGCCAGCCACATCATCAACATTGGCAAGTAGATCCAGTTTATCTCTATCTGTCTTGGCCTCTCGTAACAATTCCACAATAAGACTTAAATTGCTACTATGGGATCTTAAATGATGTGAAACGATGTGGGCAAAGTTGAAAAGTCGGGAATTTTGTGAAGCAATGATGTCCAACGAGTTCTGAAGATTCAGTTCATTGTTTTTGTTTTCGTCGATGTTCTGTAAAACTCCCCTTATTCCAATCACTTGCTGATCGTCATCATATACCGGTTTTCCTGTTAGTCGCACCCAGTATTCCCTATTCTGAAAGGAGATCATTTTCAATTCCAGTTTGAAAGGAATCCCGAAGTTCTCACACTTATCAAAGGCAGATTTCATTCTGTTATGATGTTCTTCAGCATAGAAGCTTTCCCGCTTTTCATAAGCAGGT from Christiangramia sp. OXR-203 harbors:
- the recO gene encoding DNA repair protein RecO, with translation MLVHTKAIVISALKYGEADLIVKLYTLSDGLRTYMLKGVLKSRRGKFKASMFQSLTQLDIVANHKNTGKLEYLKEAKVIANYQSLHTHPVKQALVMFLAEVLKNSIREEENNEALFHYLEYNLQYLDAAEKVANFHLLFLLQLTRYLGFQPQNSTSEAEYFNMLDGVFQEIPTNDYCIEGNNVVLLKMLLGTEFDALANIKLNQASRTDFLKMLLLYFELHIEGFRKPKSLGVLNEIFG
- a CDS encoding TonB-dependent receptor, producing MRSGLLVLFFFISYFHLSAQEIRILDSDTGEPVAGVAIYNQDQSKYTISDIEGVAIITNFSDTEVIIFKSVSYKEVYRRKREILQNNSIVVLEPGENQLEQITLSAARFKLKKDEIPQKIVSIVPSEILMANPQTSADLLESTGQVFVQKSQLGGGSPMIRGFSTNRLLLTVDGVRMNSAIFRSGNLQNVISVDPLMVENAEVILGPGSVVYGSDAIGGVMNFYTLQPDFSFTGGTSVSGSIYTRFATANNENTVHADVNVGRENWAFRTGITYSDFGDLKMGEHGPDDYLRPEYAERQNGIDVMAENPDPLVQKPTGYDQINLLQKVKYMPSKDWDFNLGLVYSQTSDFPRFDRLYRKKDGVLRAAEWYYGPQTWFLGNLKINHRSRSEFYDKVQFTGAYQYFGESRNDRDFGEPVLFSTEEHVDAYSANLDFEKSLSESKLFYGFEYVLNSVASEGAFRNIQNAETGDTASRYPDDSKWQSMAVYSSYQWKISVDLSLQSGLRYNHILVDAKFEDRFYDFPFEEANISTGALTGSLGLNWHQNHFVGWRLGLSTAFRAPNIDDIGKIFDSEPGSVVVPNPDLTSEYAYNAELGADFNFSDNLRFGLTAYYTYLDDAMVRRDYDLDGVTEIDYQGEPSRVQAIQNAANAYVYGLEAGLEIDFSVALRMNSQFSYTYGEENDGGEYVPLRHAAPMFGSSHLVWNKRKLNLDLFAEYNGEFDFEDLAPRERDKAYLYATDSNGNPYSPAWYTLNLTGQYRLNPNWLATVSLENITNQRYRTYSSGIAAAGRNLIIALSYNF
- the ileS gene encoding isoleucine--tRNA ligase, which codes for MSAKFPEYKGLDLPKVAEEILNYWEENDIFEKSISSREGKESYIFFEGPPSANGLPGIHHVMARSIKDIFCRYKTQKGFQVKRKAGWDTHGLPIELGVEKELGITKEDIGTKISVEKYNEACKNAVMRYTDVWNDLTKKMGYWVDMTDPYITYKSKYMETVWWLLSEIYKKDLIYKGYTIQPYSPKAGTGLSSHELNQPGTYQDVTDTTVTAMFKITDSSAAPVGAGLEGAFLIAWTTTPWTLPSNTALTVGPKIQYVSVKTYNQYTFEPITIIVAKDLAEKQFDKKFTKVSSEEELKAYSEGDKKIPFLIGEGFIGKDLVEIKYEQLLDYAQPNDHPENAFRVISGDFVTTEDGTGIVHTSPTFGADDALVAKQASPEVPPLLVKDENGNLVPLVDLQGKFRPELGEFAGKYVKNEYYDDGQAPEKSVDVELAIKLKEDNRAFKVEKYVHSYPNCWRTDKPILYYPLDSWFIKVTEFKDRMHELNQNINWKPKSTGEGRFGNWLANANDWNLSRSRYWGIPLPIWRTDDGKEVKVIGSVAQLKEEMAKAVEAGVLEKDIFSDFVAGDMSEENYEKVDLHKNVVDTITLVSDSGKPMKREADLIDVWFDSGSMPYSQWHYPFENKEKVEDEWRKADFIAEGVDQTRGWFYTLHAIATMIFDDVAYKNVVSNGLVLDKNGQKMSKRLGNAADPFETLAVYGPDATRWYMISNANPWDNLKFDIEGIGEVQRKFFGTLYNTYSFFTLYANIDGFTYAEADVDLDKRPEIDRWILSELHSLIEKVDRFYAEYEPTKATRAISEFVQENLSNWFVRLSRRRFWKGDYEQDKISAYQTLYTCMETVAKLGAPVAPFFMDRLFRDLNNATGKDTSESIHIAEFPVYQPEFVDKSLEHKMEKAQTISSLVLSLRKKEMIKVRQPLQRVMIPVLDDAQKHEIEAVADLIKSEVNVKEIELIDDASGLLVKQVKPNFRVLGPRFGKDIRLIVNAVNNFSAEDIAKIEREGEIELNINEKMVNLSLAEVEISSQDIEGWLVASSGNLTVALDVSISEELKREGVARELVNRIQNLRKDSGFEVTDTIDVTLQKDGMIEDAVNDNITYIKTETLTANLEFAEVVEEGADVEFDDVTTKMFIKKH
- a CDS encoding TraR/DksA family transcriptional regulator, whose amino-acid sequence is MSTDVKERYSDADLAEFKALIKSKIEKAQEQLSNYQSAYKNDGNNGTDDTSPTFKAFEEGSETMSKEANSQLAIRQEKFIRDLKNALNRIENKTYGICRVTGKLIAKERLLLVPHATLSIEAKNLQR
- a CDS encoding lipoprotein signal peptidase — encoded protein: MSLKKAGIIIFLILLIDQISKIYIKTHFALGEEIEVFDWFSILFVENEGMAWGTKIPGEYGKLALTLFRLAAIVGIGYWLWDAVRKNGSRVLIVSIALIFAGAFGNIIDSVFYGIIFDDSYGHVASFLPEAGGYSSIFYGKVVDMLYFPLWKGYLPGWVPFWGGEYFTFFEPVFNIADSAISVGVALLLIFNKKAFPKEEE
- a CDS encoding response regulator, yielding MGQKVELACIIDDDKIYVNLVKKIIEIKKLSENLLIYKNGKEALDYFKKTMSSVTHEDLLPDIIFLDLNMPVMDGWEFLNEFLKIKNNLNKKITLYVVSSSIDPRDLERVKSFNMVTDYLIKPIELKKFEKIFDKTAA
- a CDS encoding PAS domain-containing sensor histidine kinase; this encodes MLSDLQLNSILQDFDIAYWKINLFSKEISWSDHFSNLVGDPKIEEDRFEFFINHILHPDYRYDFRIHFEKLIADDETFKFEIKLKLGNGKYRWFECKNLKSKDNSFRETAVLLFVNIHQTKRDQYTIEENFFYYRETAEMTSTGGWYVDTINKNIYWDDVTKKILDCPRDFQPAYEKRESFYAEEHHNRMKSAFDKCENFGIPFKLELKMISFQNREYWVRLTGKPVYDDDQQVIGIRGVLQNIDENKNNELNLQNSLDIIASQNSRLFNFAHIVSHHLRSHSSNLSLIVELLREAKTDRDKLDLLANVDDVAGNLDSAISRLNNIVSVQSSLKKKRVKIKFEEALEIVLASISSLINRENAKIVAEFQDLKEISYIPEYLESILLNLITNAIRYKQPGRKPVIFIQTYIENEKEFLEISDNGMGIDLDEYGDKMFGMYRTFHHTSQEAKGIGLFITKNQVEALGGAISVSSTLDIGTTFKIKF